In Carya illinoinensis cultivar Pawnee chromosome 10, C.illinoinensisPawnee_v1, whole genome shotgun sequence, one DNA window encodes the following:
- the LOC122279204 gene encoding myb family transcription factor PHL5-like isoform X6 has translation MNTQEIDCREPVSQNYELINDRGSEFANCSSQLFGSKQSWQFGTGAQPPTMGGGSQLQYIRPAKSSSTIMSRFDSPASTFYETERCMGIQQYDSPVDNPSLCSQVSRTYDSQFPPYQSSREDFSIDSAHQDDSNFDLRNTLQAMVKSQFFCNQYFESSGNKISCSDSPGCKLLPHEQNKLLGDDTNYGGRHLLIPFKGNQDDMGNCNSHTSSPPQLGCSSQQGKQFSRLSSENIHITPGHSASAGAVISSKARIRWTQDLHEKFVECVNRLGGAEKATPKAILKLMNSDGLTIFHVKSHLQKYRIAKYIPDSTEGKLEKRNSMSNVPQLDVKIGLQITEALQVQLDVQRRLHEQLEVQRRLQLQIEEQGKQLKMMFEQQQKTNSSLFQNHNLDSSSAEPSNSQEVQVPISEGSGNSLFPSKIS, from the exons ATGAACACTCAGGAGATAGATTGCCGAGAACCAGTTAGCCAGAACTATGAACTGATCAATGATCGTGGCTCTGAATTTGCTAATTGTTCTTCCCAATTATTTGGATCCAAACAGTCTTGGCAATTCGGAACTGGTGCTCAGCCACCAACCATGGGTGGAGGATCACAACTGCAATATATTAGGCCTGCTAAATCATCCAGCACAATTATGAGCCGCTTTGATTCACCAGCTTCCACTTTTTACGAAACCGAACGCTGCATGGGAATTCAACAGTATGATAGTCCAGTTGATAACCCCTCTTTGTGTTCCCAAGTTTCCAGGACTTATGATTCGCAGTTCCCTCCGTATCAATCTTCCAGGGAAGACTTTTCCATCGATTCAGCTCATCAAGATGATTCCAACTTTGATTTGAGAAACACCTTGCAGGCAATGGTGAAATCTCAGTTCTTTTGTAATCAATACTTTGAATCCTCTGGAAACAAAATTTCATGCAGCGATTCACCAGGATGTAAGCTTCTTCCACATGAACAAAATAAGTTGCTTGGTGATGATACTAACTATGGTGGGAGGCACCTTTTGATTCCTTTTAAAGGAAATCAGGACGATATG GGCAATTGCAATTCACATACTTCCTCACCCCCACAGCTGGGCTGCTCCTCTCAGCAAGGGAAGCAGTTTTCAAGGCTTTCCTCTGAAAATATACACATTACTCCAGGCCATTCTGCTTCAGCCGGGGCAGTAATATCTAGCAAGGCAAGAATAAGGTGGACTCAAGATCTTCACGAGAAATTTGTTGAATGTGTTAATCGCCTTGGTGGTGCTGAGA AGGCAACGCCAAAGGCAATACTAAAGCTGATGAACTCGGATGGATTGACCATTTTTCATGTGAAAAGTCATCTTCAG AAGTACCGAATTGCAAAATACATACCAGACTCAACAGAAG GAAAATTGGAGAAAAGAAACAGTATGAGCAATGTACCCCAGCTCGATGTTAAAAT TGGCTTGCAGATCACAGAGGCACTGCAAGTGCAGTTAGATGTCCAGAGGCGTCTTCATGAACAATTAGAG GTTCAGCGAAGATTACAGCTACAAATTGAAGAACAAGGGAAGCAGCTCAAGATGATGTTTGAGCAGCAACAGAAAACAAATAGTAGCCTCTTCCAGAATCACAACTTGGATTCTTCCTCTGCTGAACCATCAAATAGTCAAGAGGTTCAGGTTCCCATTTCTGAAGGTTCTGGAAATTCTTTATTCCCATCCAAGATAAGCTAG
- the LOC122279204 gene encoding myb family transcription factor PHL5-like isoform X1 has protein sequence MNTQEIDCREPVSQNYELINDRGSEFANCSSQLFGSKQSWQFGTGAQPPTMGGGSQLQYIRPAKSSSTIMSRFDSPASTFYETERCMGIQQYDSPVDNPSLCSQVSRTYDSQFPPYQSSREDFSIDSAHQDDSNFDLRNTLQAMVKSQFFCNQYFESSGNKISCSDSPGCKLLPHEQNKLLGDDTNYGGRHLLIPFKGNQDDMGNCNSHTSSPPQLGCSSQQGKQFSRLSSENIHITPGHSASAGAVISSKARIRWTQDLHEKFVECVNRLGGAEKATPKAILKLMNSDGLTIFHVKSHLQKYRIAKYIPDSTEGFSIAGKLEKRNSMSNVPQLDVKIGLQITEALQVQLDVQRRLHEQLEVSNHLSRGLLVYDLLATKLCLMTYPGQVQRRLQLQIEEQGKQLKMMFEQQQKTNSSLFQNHNLDSSSAEPSNSQEVQVPISEGSGNSLFPSKIS, from the exons ATGAACACTCAGGAGATAGATTGCCGAGAACCAGTTAGCCAGAACTATGAACTGATCAATGATCGTGGCTCTGAATTTGCTAATTGTTCTTCCCAATTATTTGGATCCAAACAGTCTTGGCAATTCGGAACTGGTGCTCAGCCACCAACCATGGGTGGAGGATCACAACTGCAATATATTAGGCCTGCTAAATCATCCAGCACAATTATGAGCCGCTTTGATTCACCAGCTTCCACTTTTTACGAAACCGAACGCTGCATGGGAATTCAACAGTATGATAGTCCAGTTGATAACCCCTCTTTGTGTTCCCAAGTTTCCAGGACTTATGATTCGCAGTTCCCTCCGTATCAATCTTCCAGGGAAGACTTTTCCATCGATTCAGCTCATCAAGATGATTCCAACTTTGATTTGAGAAACACCTTGCAGGCAATGGTGAAATCTCAGTTCTTTTGTAATCAATACTTTGAATCCTCTGGAAACAAAATTTCATGCAGCGATTCACCAGGATGTAAGCTTCTTCCACATGAACAAAATAAGTTGCTTGGTGATGATACTAACTATGGTGGGAGGCACCTTTTGATTCCTTTTAAAGGAAATCAGGACGATATG GGCAATTGCAATTCACATACTTCCTCACCCCCACAGCTGGGCTGCTCCTCTCAGCAAGGGAAGCAGTTTTCAAGGCTTTCCTCTGAAAATATACACATTACTCCAGGCCATTCTGCTTCAGCCGGGGCAGTAATATCTAGCAAGGCAAGAATAAGGTGGACTCAAGATCTTCACGAGAAATTTGTTGAATGTGTTAATCGCCTTGGTGGTGCTGAGA AGGCAACGCCAAAGGCAATACTAAAGCTGATGAACTCGGATGGATTGACCATTTTTCATGTGAAAAGTCATCTTCAG AAGTACCGAATTGCAAAATACATACCAGACTCAACAGAAG GCTTTTCTATTGCAGGAAAATTGGAGAAAAGAAACAGTATGAGCAATGTACCCCAGCTCGATGTTAAAAT TGGCTTGCAGATCACAGAGGCACTGCAAGTGCAGTTAGATGTCCAGAGGCGTCTTCATGAACAATTAGAG GTTTCAAACCATTTATCGAGGGGTTTGCTGGTATATGATCTCCTAGCTACTAAACTTTGCTTGATGACTTATCCGGGCCAGGTTCAGCGAAGATTACAGCTACAAATTGAAGAACAAGGGAAGCAGCTCAAGATGATGTTTGAGCAGCAACAGAAAACAAATAGTAGCCTCTTCCAGAATCACAACTTGGATTCTTCCTCTGCTGAACCATCAAATAGTCAAGAGGTTCAGGTTCCCATTTCTGAAGGTTCTGGAAATTCTTTATTCCCATCCAAGATAAGCTAG
- the LOC122279204 gene encoding myb family transcription factor PHL5-like isoform X2, producing the protein MNTQEIDCREPVSQNYELINDRGSEFANCSSQLFGSKQSWQFGTGAQPPTMGGGSQLQYIRPAKSSSTIMSRFDSPASTFYETERCMGIQQYDSPVDNPSLCSQVSRTYDSQFPPYQSSREDFSIDSAHQDDSNFDLRNTLQAMVKSQFFCNQYFESSGNKISCSDSPGCKLLPHEQNKLLGDDTNYGGRHLLIPFKGNQDDMGNCNSHTSSPPQLGCSSQQGKQFSRLSSENIHITPGHSASAGAVISSKARIRWTQDLHEKFVECVNRLGGAEKATPKAILKLMNSDGLTIFHVKSHLQYRIAKYIPDSTEGFSIAGKLEKRNSMSNVPQLDVKIGLQITEALQVQLDVQRRLHEQLEVSNHLSRGLLVYDLLATKLCLMTYPGQVQRRLQLQIEEQGKQLKMMFEQQQKTNSSLFQNHNLDSSSAEPSNSQEVQVPISEGSGNSLFPSKIS; encoded by the exons ATGAACACTCAGGAGATAGATTGCCGAGAACCAGTTAGCCAGAACTATGAACTGATCAATGATCGTGGCTCTGAATTTGCTAATTGTTCTTCCCAATTATTTGGATCCAAACAGTCTTGGCAATTCGGAACTGGTGCTCAGCCACCAACCATGGGTGGAGGATCACAACTGCAATATATTAGGCCTGCTAAATCATCCAGCACAATTATGAGCCGCTTTGATTCACCAGCTTCCACTTTTTACGAAACCGAACGCTGCATGGGAATTCAACAGTATGATAGTCCAGTTGATAACCCCTCTTTGTGTTCCCAAGTTTCCAGGACTTATGATTCGCAGTTCCCTCCGTATCAATCTTCCAGGGAAGACTTTTCCATCGATTCAGCTCATCAAGATGATTCCAACTTTGATTTGAGAAACACCTTGCAGGCAATGGTGAAATCTCAGTTCTTTTGTAATCAATACTTTGAATCCTCTGGAAACAAAATTTCATGCAGCGATTCACCAGGATGTAAGCTTCTTCCACATGAACAAAATAAGTTGCTTGGTGATGATACTAACTATGGTGGGAGGCACCTTTTGATTCCTTTTAAAGGAAATCAGGACGATATG GGCAATTGCAATTCACATACTTCCTCACCCCCACAGCTGGGCTGCTCCTCTCAGCAAGGGAAGCAGTTTTCAAGGCTTTCCTCTGAAAATATACACATTACTCCAGGCCATTCTGCTTCAGCCGGGGCAGTAATATCTAGCAAGGCAAGAATAAGGTGGACTCAAGATCTTCACGAGAAATTTGTTGAATGTGTTAATCGCCTTGGTGGTGCTGAGA AGGCAACGCCAAAGGCAATACTAAAGCTGATGAACTCGGATGGATTGACCATTTTTCATGTGAAAAGTCATCTTCAG TACCGAATTGCAAAATACATACCAGACTCAACAGAAG GCTTTTCTATTGCAGGAAAATTGGAGAAAAGAAACAGTATGAGCAATGTACCCCAGCTCGATGTTAAAAT TGGCTTGCAGATCACAGAGGCACTGCAAGTGCAGTTAGATGTCCAGAGGCGTCTTCATGAACAATTAGAG GTTTCAAACCATTTATCGAGGGGTTTGCTGGTATATGATCTCCTAGCTACTAAACTTTGCTTGATGACTTATCCGGGCCAGGTTCAGCGAAGATTACAGCTACAAATTGAAGAACAAGGGAAGCAGCTCAAGATGATGTTTGAGCAGCAACAGAAAACAAATAGTAGCCTCTTCCAGAATCACAACTTGGATTCTTCCTCTGCTGAACCATCAAATAGTCAAGAGGTTCAGGTTCCCATTTCTGAAGGTTCTGGAAATTCTTTATTCCCATCCAAGATAAGCTAG
- the LOC122279204 gene encoding myb family transcription factor PHL5-like isoform X5 — MNTQEIDCREPVSQNYELINDRGSEFANCSSQLFGSKQSWQFGTGAQPPTMGGGSQLQYIRPAKSSSTIMSRFDSPASTFYETERCMGIQQYDSPVDNPSLCSQVSRTYDSQFPPYQSSREDFSIDSAHQDDSNFDLRNTLQAMVKSQFFCNQYFESSGNKISCSDSPGCKLLPHEQNKLLGDDTNYGGRHLLIPFKGNQDDMGNCNSHTSSPPQLGCSSQQGKQFSRLSSENIHITPGHSASAGAVISSKARIRWTQDLHEKFVECVNRLGGAEKATPKAILKLMNSDGLTIFHVKSHLQKYRIAKYIPDSTEGFSIAGKLEKRNSMSNVPQLDVKIGLQITEALQVQLDVQRRLHEQLEVQRRLQLQIEEQGKQLKMMFEQQQKTNSSLFQNHNLDSSSAEPSNSQEVQVPISEGSGNSLFPSKIS; from the exons ATGAACACTCAGGAGATAGATTGCCGAGAACCAGTTAGCCAGAACTATGAACTGATCAATGATCGTGGCTCTGAATTTGCTAATTGTTCTTCCCAATTATTTGGATCCAAACAGTCTTGGCAATTCGGAACTGGTGCTCAGCCACCAACCATGGGTGGAGGATCACAACTGCAATATATTAGGCCTGCTAAATCATCCAGCACAATTATGAGCCGCTTTGATTCACCAGCTTCCACTTTTTACGAAACCGAACGCTGCATGGGAATTCAACAGTATGATAGTCCAGTTGATAACCCCTCTTTGTGTTCCCAAGTTTCCAGGACTTATGATTCGCAGTTCCCTCCGTATCAATCTTCCAGGGAAGACTTTTCCATCGATTCAGCTCATCAAGATGATTCCAACTTTGATTTGAGAAACACCTTGCAGGCAATGGTGAAATCTCAGTTCTTTTGTAATCAATACTTTGAATCCTCTGGAAACAAAATTTCATGCAGCGATTCACCAGGATGTAAGCTTCTTCCACATGAACAAAATAAGTTGCTTGGTGATGATACTAACTATGGTGGGAGGCACCTTTTGATTCCTTTTAAAGGAAATCAGGACGATATG GGCAATTGCAATTCACATACTTCCTCACCCCCACAGCTGGGCTGCTCCTCTCAGCAAGGGAAGCAGTTTTCAAGGCTTTCCTCTGAAAATATACACATTACTCCAGGCCATTCTGCTTCAGCCGGGGCAGTAATATCTAGCAAGGCAAGAATAAGGTGGACTCAAGATCTTCACGAGAAATTTGTTGAATGTGTTAATCGCCTTGGTGGTGCTGAGA AGGCAACGCCAAAGGCAATACTAAAGCTGATGAACTCGGATGGATTGACCATTTTTCATGTGAAAAGTCATCTTCAG AAGTACCGAATTGCAAAATACATACCAGACTCAACAGAAG GCTTTTCTATTGCAGGAAAATTGGAGAAAAGAAACAGTATGAGCAATGTACCCCAGCTCGATGTTAAAAT TGGCTTGCAGATCACAGAGGCACTGCAAGTGCAGTTAGATGTCCAGAGGCGTCTTCATGAACAATTAGAG GTTCAGCGAAGATTACAGCTACAAATTGAAGAACAAGGGAAGCAGCTCAAGATGATGTTTGAGCAGCAACAGAAAACAAATAGTAGCCTCTTCCAGAATCACAACTTGGATTCTTCCTCTGCTGAACCATCAAATAGTCAAGAGGTTCAGGTTCCCATTTCTGAAGGTTCTGGAAATTCTTTATTCCCATCCAAGATAAGCTAG
- the LOC122279204 gene encoding myb family transcription factor PHL5-like isoform X3, with product MNTQEIDCREPVSQNYELINDRGSEFANCSSQLFGSKQSWQFGTGAQPPTMGGGSQLQYIRPAKSSSTIMSRFDSPASTFYETERCMGIQQYDSPVDNPSLCSQVSRTYDSQFPPYQSSREDFSIDSAHQDDSNFDLRNTLQAMVKSQFFCNQYFESSGNKISCSDSPGCKLLPHEQNKLLGDDTNYGGRHLLIPFKGNQDDMGNCNSHTSSPPQLGCSSQQGKQFSRLSSENIHITPGHSASAGAVISSKARIRWTQDLHEKFVECVNRLGGAEKATPKAILKLMNSDGLTIFHVKSHLQKYRIAKYIPDSTEGKLEKRNSMSNVPQLDVKIGLQITEALQVQLDVQRRLHEQLEVSNHLSRGLLVYDLLATKLCLMTYPGQVQRRLQLQIEEQGKQLKMMFEQQQKTNSSLFQNHNLDSSSAEPSNSQEVQVPISEGSGNSLFPSKIS from the exons ATGAACACTCAGGAGATAGATTGCCGAGAACCAGTTAGCCAGAACTATGAACTGATCAATGATCGTGGCTCTGAATTTGCTAATTGTTCTTCCCAATTATTTGGATCCAAACAGTCTTGGCAATTCGGAACTGGTGCTCAGCCACCAACCATGGGTGGAGGATCACAACTGCAATATATTAGGCCTGCTAAATCATCCAGCACAATTATGAGCCGCTTTGATTCACCAGCTTCCACTTTTTACGAAACCGAACGCTGCATGGGAATTCAACAGTATGATAGTCCAGTTGATAACCCCTCTTTGTGTTCCCAAGTTTCCAGGACTTATGATTCGCAGTTCCCTCCGTATCAATCTTCCAGGGAAGACTTTTCCATCGATTCAGCTCATCAAGATGATTCCAACTTTGATTTGAGAAACACCTTGCAGGCAATGGTGAAATCTCAGTTCTTTTGTAATCAATACTTTGAATCCTCTGGAAACAAAATTTCATGCAGCGATTCACCAGGATGTAAGCTTCTTCCACATGAACAAAATAAGTTGCTTGGTGATGATACTAACTATGGTGGGAGGCACCTTTTGATTCCTTTTAAAGGAAATCAGGACGATATG GGCAATTGCAATTCACATACTTCCTCACCCCCACAGCTGGGCTGCTCCTCTCAGCAAGGGAAGCAGTTTTCAAGGCTTTCCTCTGAAAATATACACATTACTCCAGGCCATTCTGCTTCAGCCGGGGCAGTAATATCTAGCAAGGCAAGAATAAGGTGGACTCAAGATCTTCACGAGAAATTTGTTGAATGTGTTAATCGCCTTGGTGGTGCTGAGA AGGCAACGCCAAAGGCAATACTAAAGCTGATGAACTCGGATGGATTGACCATTTTTCATGTGAAAAGTCATCTTCAG AAGTACCGAATTGCAAAATACATACCAGACTCAACAGAAG GAAAATTGGAGAAAAGAAACAGTATGAGCAATGTACCCCAGCTCGATGTTAAAAT TGGCTTGCAGATCACAGAGGCACTGCAAGTGCAGTTAGATGTCCAGAGGCGTCTTCATGAACAATTAGAG GTTTCAAACCATTTATCGAGGGGTTTGCTGGTATATGATCTCCTAGCTACTAAACTTTGCTTGATGACTTATCCGGGCCAGGTTCAGCGAAGATTACAGCTACAAATTGAAGAACAAGGGAAGCAGCTCAAGATGATGTTTGAGCAGCAACAGAAAACAAATAGTAGCCTCTTCCAGAATCACAACTTGGATTCTTCCTCTGCTGAACCATCAAATAGTCAAGAGGTTCAGGTTCCCATTTCTGAAGGTTCTGGAAATTCTTTATTCCCATCCAAGATAAGCTAG
- the LOC122279204 gene encoding myb family transcription factor PHL5-like isoform X4 — protein sequence MNTQEIDCREPVSQNYELINDRGSEFANCSSQLFGSKQSWQFGTGAQPPTMGGGSQLQYIRPAKSSSTIMSRFDSPASTFYETERCMGIQQYDSPVDNPSLCSQVSRTYDSQFPPYQSSREDFSIDSAHQDDSNFDLRNTLQAMVKSQFFCNQYFESSGNKISCSDSPGCKLLPHEQNKLLGDDTNYGGRHLLIPFKGNQDDMGNCNSHTSSPPQLGCSSQQGKQFSRLSSENIHITPGHSASAGAVISSKARIRWTQDLHEKFVECVNRLGGAEKATPKAILKLMNSDGLTIFHVKSHLQYRIAKYIPDSTEGKLEKRNSMSNVPQLDVKIGLQITEALQVQLDVQRRLHEQLEVSNHLSRGLLVYDLLATKLCLMTYPGQVQRRLQLQIEEQGKQLKMMFEQQQKTNSSLFQNHNLDSSSAEPSNSQEVQVPISEGSGNSLFPSKIS from the exons ATGAACACTCAGGAGATAGATTGCCGAGAACCAGTTAGCCAGAACTATGAACTGATCAATGATCGTGGCTCTGAATTTGCTAATTGTTCTTCCCAATTATTTGGATCCAAACAGTCTTGGCAATTCGGAACTGGTGCTCAGCCACCAACCATGGGTGGAGGATCACAACTGCAATATATTAGGCCTGCTAAATCATCCAGCACAATTATGAGCCGCTTTGATTCACCAGCTTCCACTTTTTACGAAACCGAACGCTGCATGGGAATTCAACAGTATGATAGTCCAGTTGATAACCCCTCTTTGTGTTCCCAAGTTTCCAGGACTTATGATTCGCAGTTCCCTCCGTATCAATCTTCCAGGGAAGACTTTTCCATCGATTCAGCTCATCAAGATGATTCCAACTTTGATTTGAGAAACACCTTGCAGGCAATGGTGAAATCTCAGTTCTTTTGTAATCAATACTTTGAATCCTCTGGAAACAAAATTTCATGCAGCGATTCACCAGGATGTAAGCTTCTTCCACATGAACAAAATAAGTTGCTTGGTGATGATACTAACTATGGTGGGAGGCACCTTTTGATTCCTTTTAAAGGAAATCAGGACGATATG GGCAATTGCAATTCACATACTTCCTCACCCCCACAGCTGGGCTGCTCCTCTCAGCAAGGGAAGCAGTTTTCAAGGCTTTCCTCTGAAAATATACACATTACTCCAGGCCATTCTGCTTCAGCCGGGGCAGTAATATCTAGCAAGGCAAGAATAAGGTGGACTCAAGATCTTCACGAGAAATTTGTTGAATGTGTTAATCGCCTTGGTGGTGCTGAGA AGGCAACGCCAAAGGCAATACTAAAGCTGATGAACTCGGATGGATTGACCATTTTTCATGTGAAAAGTCATCTTCAG TACCGAATTGCAAAATACATACCAGACTCAACAGAAG GAAAATTGGAGAAAAGAAACAGTATGAGCAATGTACCCCAGCTCGATGTTAAAAT TGGCTTGCAGATCACAGAGGCACTGCAAGTGCAGTTAGATGTCCAGAGGCGTCTTCATGAACAATTAGAG GTTTCAAACCATTTATCGAGGGGTTTGCTGGTATATGATCTCCTAGCTACTAAACTTTGCTTGATGACTTATCCGGGCCAGGTTCAGCGAAGATTACAGCTACAAATTGAAGAACAAGGGAAGCAGCTCAAGATGATGTTTGAGCAGCAACAGAAAACAAATAGTAGCCTCTTCCAGAATCACAACTTGGATTCTTCCTCTGCTGAACCATCAAATAGTCAAGAGGTTCAGGTTCCCATTTCTGAAGGTTCTGGAAATTCTTTATTCCCATCCAAGATAAGCTAG